The genomic segment TATCGCAGCTACTCGAGCCGCCGTCGCGGCCTTGTTGAGGACATACACAGGGCCTCCCATACAGACTGCCTGATGTGCAGCCTCGACAGCCCCCTCAGACAGCATCTCTATCCTTCTCTTGACTGACGGTGTCAGTGCACCGAGCCGTCTGTTGGCAGCTGTCAGAATGTCAGCTACCTTGGAGATCCTCTCCTCGGTTAGCCATCCTGTCTTCTGATACCTGTCACGAAGTCTTACCGCCCTGGGCGGAATCTCTCCGAGGGTCACGGGTGGTGTGTCGTAGAGTAGCGCTGCAAGTCCTGTATCCGTGCCGCGCCATATGAATGACTGGTAGACCTCTACGACACTTCTCACCCTCTGACCTCCTATCTTCTGAGTGCCTCCTCAAAGACACTCTCGTACATGGGGACCACCTTGTCTGAGGAGAAGCTGTCCTCCACTCTCTTTCGCCCAGCCGAAGCGAGCTGTCTTCGCGTCTTATCATCCTCAAGAAGTGCAACTACTGCTTCAACGTATTCCTCCTTTTCGAACCCCTCTGTCACAACCCCGTCCTTCCCCGGTCTGACTAGCTCGGGCACGCCGCCAGCCGGGGTGGTGACCACTGGTAGTCTGCAGGCCATGGCCTCGAGCAGTACGAGTGGCATTCCCTCTAGTGTCGAATTCAACAGGAACATGTCCGCGCAGCACATGAGTTCCTGCATGTTGCTTCTCACGCCCAGAAGATGCACCTTCTTGCAGAGATTGAGTTCCTCTATTCTCCGTTCCACGTTGACTCTAGTGGGTCCGTCGCCTGCAATCAGTAGTCTGCAGTCAGGTACCCTCTCGACTACCCCCTTCATTATGT from the Candidatus Thorarchaeota archaeon genome contains:
- a CDS encoding glycosyltransferase; translation: SDPAYKPVVKHTAEKANAVTVVSEFLARKAHDLLGVKRDMHVIPNFIDVKQFVPRQGVRLVVESGCVSRRSEEEAERIGAHEKILLHASNFRAVKRVVELVDIMKGVVERVPDCRLLIAGDGPTRVNVERRIEELNLCKKVHLLGVRSNMQELMCCADMFLLNSTLEGMPLVLLEAMACRLPVVTTPAGGVPELVRPGKDGVVTEGFEKEEYVEAVVALLEDDKTRRQLASAGRKRVEDSFSSDKVVPMYESVFEEALRR